The Chloroflexota bacterium genome segment GGAAGCGAAAAGCTCAATCAGCCACCCAGCCATGTAGTCGAAGCTGACAACGTCTTTCTGGCAAATCGCTGGTCGGCTTTAGGAGATTGGCTGTCCTGGGTATTGGAGGCCGGGGCCTGTTGCGGAAAGGGGACCGCCGTCGTGGTCGACATGGACAAGACCGCCATCGGGGCACGCGGCCGCAACTCCGGTGTGATCGATGCTGCCCGGGTCGAAGGGGTGCAGCGAACGGTGGCCGAACTATTGGGTGGCGCCTTCGACGAAACAGGTTTCAAAGTTGCCTACGATGAACTCAACGAGCCGCCCTATCACCCCTTTACAGCCGACAATCAGGACTATCTCGCGTACATCTGTCTGGTTCTGGGCGCGGGGCTGACCGGTCTGGATAGCCTTGTGAGCGACGTCAGGGCTGGCAAAATGAGCAGCTTCCGCCAATTCATCGATTGGGCCGACGGGCAGATGGACCGGGCGCCTGCGGGATTACAGGCCATTCACAGCGATATCTATGAGCGAGTCAAGGCAGGAGATCCAACGCCATTCAAGGCCTTCCGACAAAACGAATTCGAATGCACGGTAGCCCGCTTCGGTCGATTGCCCTCTCGCTCTCCGGTTGAAACATTGCTCAAGGAGCAGATTTGCATCACCCAGGAGGTTCGGGAGGTGGCCCTTTGGCTGCGAGAACGGGGTTGCCTGCTGGTTACCATGTCCGATAAGCCGGACGAAGCCACGTTGCCTTCGCCCGAACTGATCGCTCAGGGCTACGCGCCCCTGCATCGTCTTCAGACTGCCGCGGTAGGAGAATCGATCGCACAAAAGTTGGCCGGCTTGTAGGCCAACCCCTTCCTTCCGGGTACCATCAACATTCGCCGAACCCTTCCCAGGAGTCTCTTGATGTCACGCATTATGCCCTTCCGTGGCTGGCGCTACGATCTAAGATCCGCCGGCACCGAAGACCTGAACGAGCTGGTTGCCCCACCCTTCGATGTTATCGATGTGCAAGGACAGGAAACCCTATACGAGCGACACCGCTGCAACATCATTGGCGCGATCCTGGGACGCGATGAGCCTGGCGACGCCGACAACAAAAATCGTTACACGCGCGCTGCTGCCACCCTGCACTCCTGGCGCGCCAGCGGCGTGCTGCGCCAGGAGGTATCACCCAGCATCTATCTCCTGAGGGAACGTTTTGGCTTGGCTGATGGTGGTTTCACCGCTCGAACGGGCATGGTTTTCCGTCTTCGCCTGGCGCCCTGGGGAAATGGTATCTTGCCCCATGAGCGCACCTTTCCTGCCACCAGGGCCGATCGCCTGGCTCTGACCATCGCTACCCAGTGCCAGTTCAGCCCCATCTACGCGCTCTATTCCGACCCATCGGCTGCAGCACAGAATGCCTTGATATCGGTCGCCGAACGCCAACCCGATCTGCACTATCAGGATGACGACGGCGTCGAACACAGTCTGTGGGCAATTTCCCGGGCCAGCGCGCTTCAGACTGCCATCGAGAGCCTGGAAGATCGCACATTCTTCATCGCGGATGGCCATCACCGCTATGAAACGGCCCTGAACTACCAACGCTATCGAAGATACGGCGTCTTGCCTGATGCCCCGGCGCCATCTCCGCTCACTGGCTGGCAGAGGGTGCCGGACTACCAGGACTATCAGCCACCGGGACCGAACGAACTGCAACCTTACGACACCACCTGGATCTATGCAGCTCGCTTCGAGGATCCGGGCGTGGTAGTTCTACCAACCCATCGTTGCCTGAATGGCTTGGCTGATTTCGACGGCGAGACACTGCTAGACCGGCTGGGGAAGCAGTTCGACGTGACCAGTTACTCCGATGATAGTGAATTGCTGGAAGCATTGCAGTCAGCGACGCCGGGCGATCACACCTACGCCCTCCTGTTGCCTGGCAGCGGACCAGGGTATCTTCTCCAGCTGCGATCTGAACACGACATCAGAGCCCAGCTTGTCAAGCAGGATCATCCGACGGTGGCAGCCATCGATGCGGCAGCACTGCAAAGTTTGATCCTTGGCCCGCTGCTCGGCATTGCCAGGGTTTCAGGCGAACAGAAGCGCCACATCACGACGATGCCCAGCGCCAGCGATGCCATATCCCAGACCCGGGCGGGGGACTATCAGGCGGCCTTTTTGGTGAATCCAACGACACTGAAGCAGATTGAAGATGTGTCTAGGGCGAGTCAGGTTACGCCGCCAAAAACCACCTACTTTTTTCCAAAGCTGCCCTCAGGGTTGCTGGTGAATTGGATGGAGGCTGGATCATCCCCGTGAGGGGTAGGCTGAACCAGCTTCTCGGCATTGAGCGAAACGAAGCCATGAACGACAATCCGGTGGATGCCGCAGAAATGACTGCCGCCACGGTGGCAGTGGAAATGCGACGCGCCATGAATACCTTCAAGGCAGCTGAAGCTCTTTTTGACAGGAAGGTGCTGGGGTCGTACAATATGGGCTGTCTGGGACAACGAGGTCACGACCACTCTGATCGGTCTGTCTCGAGACCGGTCTTTTTCGTTGGCAACGGCTTCCCGGCGGCATGGGAGGGCACCTTCAATGAGCGATAACTCATCCGATGCGCTTTCTTCGGCATTTGAGACTGAACAACGATACGTTCTGCATACCTGGCAGCAACGCCAGGACGATTGGGATGGTCCCGAAATCGTTGGCGGCGAGGGCTCCTGGTTCTGGGATTCTACCGGCAAGCGTTATCTGGATCTTTGCAGCCAGGCCCAGTGCAATCACCTGGGCCACCAGCACCCCGATCTGGTCGCGGCCATCCAAGAGCAAGCGGATAAACTCTGTTACATCCACATCAACTGGGGTGCAGAACCGCGAGCCGAGCTGGCCCGGCGATTGGTGGAACTCAGCGGCATGGAGGGCAGCAAGGTGTATTTCACCATGTCGGGTGCCGGCGCTACTGAACACGCCATGAAGGCGGCGCGCTGGTTCACGGGGCGCCGCAAGATTCTCAGCCGCTACCGCTCTTATCACGGAGCGACCAGCAATGCCATGGCTCTTAGCGGTGATAGCCGCAGCTGGCACACGCCAGGCGTGCCGAACATCGTGCACACCCTCCCCCCCTACTGTTACCGCTGTCCCTTCGGAATGAATTTTCCCTCCTGCAACCTGCGATGCGCCACCAACATCGCCGAGGTGATCGAATGGGAAGGCAAGGAAAACGTTGCCGCGCTGGTCGTCGAACCCATCGTGGGGACCAATGGAGTTTTCGCCGGACCGGGGGATTATTGGCGAGAGTTGCGAGCTATCTGTGACCATTATGGTGTGCTTCTGATCGCCGATGAGGTAATGACCGGTTTCGGCCGCACAGGCACATGGTTCGGCTGGCAACATTGGCCCGATGCACCACCCGATATCATGCTGTTAGGCAAGGGGCTCACTGCGGCCCATCTTCCCCTTGGGGCCGTCCTTCTCAATGAAGAATGCTCCAATTTTTTCGACGACCACCCGTTGCCTACCGGCCTTACCTACTCGGGCCACCCACTCTGCTGCGCCGCCGGCAGGGCAGCGATCGATGTCTACGAAAAACAGGACCTTGTTCGACGGAGTCGCCGGCTGGGCGCCTGGATGCATGGGCAGCTTCAGAAGATCGTTGCCCACCATCCCAGTGCAGGGGACCTGCGAGGTCGAGGCCTGTTCGCTGCCATGGAAATGGTTTCCGACAGGGAAACAAGGCGTCCACTGGCGCCGTGGCCGCGGGTACCCGAGGCTCTCGCCCGTCTCAAGAAAGAGGCCAGGCAGCGAGGTGTTACTCTGACAGTGAGAGGAAACCTTTTGATCATCTCGCCACCGTTGATCATCGAAAAGGAAGATCTTGCCTTGGGCCTTTCCATCGTCGACGATCTGCTCTCGATCACCGATGACGAGTATGATACTGACGATTTTGCCTGGTACTTCGAGCGAAAACGCCTTCTGAATTCCCGCTGAAATATCAAACTCAAAGAGGAGAAACCATACGATGAAAAAGCAGAAGTTTAAGATCACATACGGAACCCTGGCAGCCCCCAACCCTGAGTTGCACCAGTTGTTCGACCAGGCCCTCGACAATCTCAAGGGAAATCTGGGCAAGGCCTATCCATTATTCATCAATGGTCAGGAGTGTTGGGCAGAGGAGACCTTCGAAGATAGAAGCCCTGTCAACACCGACGTTGTGCTGGGTGTGTTCCAGAAGGGCACCGTGAAAGATGCCCAGGATGCCCTGGCTGCAGCGCGGGCTGCCTCCCCGGCCTGGAAAGCAACTCCCTGGCAGGAGCGGGTGGCGTTGATGCGCAAGGCAGCCGACCTGATCAGCGACCGGTTGATTGAGATCAGCGCGGTCATGTCCCTGGAAGTCGGCAAAAATCGCCTGGAGGCCCTGGGCGATGTTGAAGAGACCGCCGATCTGATTCGCTGGTACTGCGATGAGATGGAAAAAAACCAGGGTTACATCACCCCCATGCTATCGGAGTCGGACAAACACCACAATACCAGTATTCTCAAGCCGCACGGGGTTTGGGCTGTGATCTCCCCCTTCAATTTCCCCTTCGCCCTTGCTGGTGGTCCCAGTGGCGGCGCGTTGGTCGCAGGCAACACCGTTGTGTTTAAACCAGCCACCGACACGCCTTTCACCGGATGGCTGTTGACCGAATGCATGCGGGATGCCGGTCTACCGGACGGCGTCTTCAATTTCGTATCGGGCCCCGGACGTATCGTAGGTGAGGAGTTGATCAACAACGCCGAGGTAGACGGAATCACCTTCACTGGATCCTACGACGTAGGTATGCATATCTATCGCACCTTTGCCTCAGGCCGCTATCCCCGCCCATGCATCGCCGAAATGGGTGGAAAAAACGCGGCCATCGTCAGCAGCAAGGCAGACCTGGACAAGGCCGCGCTGGGTGTGATGCGATCCGCTTTTGGCTTGACAGGACAGAAGTGCTCCGCCTGCAGTCGCGTCTTTGTCGAGGAAGAGGTCAAGGAGGCCTTTATCGAAAAGCTGGTTTCCCTTGCGAAAAAGGTCGCCGTGGGCGATCCCTCCCGCCAGGAGATATACATGGGACCGGCCAGCAACAAGAGTGCCTTCGAGGACTATAAACGCTTCGTCGAGATCCTCCACCGGGATGGCAATGTGCTGGTTGGCGGCGAAGTGCTCACCGGCGGCGACTATGGCCGGGGCTTTTTCGTTGCTCCGACCGTGGTCACCGATCTGCCCCTCGACCATGAGCTTTGGAAAGTTGAGATGTTTCTACCAATCGTCGTAGTTGCCGGTGTCGACAGCCCGGAGCAGGCCATGGCTCTGGCCAATGACAGCGACTACGGCCTGACCGGCGGCTTCTTCAGCGAGGACAAGGAGGAAATCCAGTGGTACCTGGATAACATCGAAGCCGGCGTGGTCTATGTTAATCGCGCTGCAGGTGCCACTACCGGTGCCTGGCCCGGATACCAGCCCTTCGGCGGCTGGAAGGGTAGCGGCAGCACCGGCAAGGCTGGCGGAAGCCTCTACTATGTGCCCCAGTATATGCGCGAGCAATCGCAGACCGTGATTGACTGATACCCTGAGGCGACGCATTCCCTGCAAAGTTGCTGATTTGGCAAGATCGGCTCTTTGATACCAGATTCCTGCCCTGATCCCACAGGGAATGCGTCGCCGAAACGATCATATGCCTTCTCCCCCACTACGCGGCCCCTATGCCCGCAACACCGCGCCCAGGACTTTTTCCAACCGCCCGATGATGCGACGGCGCACCTTCTCTACATCCTTGTCCTTCAAAGTTCTGTCCATGGCCTGGAAAGTCAGGCTGAAGGCCAGGCTCTTTTTGCCGCTCTCGATCTGCTTGCCCTGATAAAGATCAAACAGCTGCACATCGACCAGCAGCGAACCACCGCCCTGGCGAATGACCCCTTCGACCTGCTCGGCCGTCACTTCTTCGTCAACCACGACGGCCAGATCCTCCTTGACGACCGGATAGCTGGAGACGGGCTGCATACTCGTCTTCTCACTGGCAACGGCAATGAAAGGCTCCAGCTGCAACTCGGCCACACTCGCTCGCTGGTCGAACAAACCAAAGGCGCGTCGTACCAGGGGGTGTACCTCACCCAGGATTCCGGCGTGTCTTCCGTCAATGACCAGCCGGGCAGCCCGCGGACCAAAGACCGGATGAATCACCGCCTCGAAACGGGCGTCGTCCAGCAGGCCGAAGCGATTCAGCAGTTCCTCCACAACTCCCTTGAGATCGAAGAAATCCAATGGTTCGGCATTGACATTCAGCCAGGCACCCATGTCACGCGGACCGCTCAAGCCGACCGCTATATGCTCCGGCTCGGCGGGCAACGCCTCGCCATCCAAAGGCCAATAGACCTTGCCTATCTCGAACAAGGCCACCCGCTCGCTGTGGCGCAGGTTGTCGCCCATGGTCACTAACATGCTGCCCACCAGCGTGGATCGCAGGCGGTCGGCCGTGGCGGCCAGGGGATTCTCCAGGCGCACCAGTGCCTCCGGATCGAGGATGACGGGCAACAGCATCTCAGCCGGCGGCAGGTCGGGGTCCAACCTGTCATATTCAGCGCCAGGCTGTGCCGCCAACAGCTTCGGGTTGACCTCCGGGCCGATCAAGGCATAGCTGATGGTATCCTGGAGTCCCATACCCACCAGCACATCCCGCACCCGCTCCTTGCCTTCCAATTGCCAGTTACGCCACTGGGGCGGCAAGGTATCGTCCATAAGTGTGGTGGGAATCTTGTCGTAGCCGATGATTCTCGCCACCTCCTCGATCAGGTCGGCGTCGATGCTGACATCCAAACGGTGCCAGGGAACGGTTACCTGCATCATCTCACCGGCATCACCCGACCGGTCCACATCAAACTCCAAGAGCGTCAAGATATCCTGAATCTGGTCGGTGGCCACATCCATGCCCAGGATACGTTCAACCTCGGCAGCTGTTAATGCCACCTGGACACTCTGCTGTGGCGCCGGATAGCAGTCCTCCATACCCTGGACGATCTCGCCGCCAGCCAACTGAACCATCAGACGGGCACAGCGTTGAGCCGCGGGTACCGTCATCTCGGACGAAACACCCTTGCTGAAACGGGCTGTGGCCTCGCTGGGCAGGCGCAAGGTCTGGGAGGTGCGCCGGTTATTGATGAACTCGAAGCTGGCCGACTCCAACAGCACGTTGCGGGTGTTTTCGTTGACCTCGGTCTCCAGTCCACCCATGACGCCGCCGATCGCGATAGCACCCAGGGGATCGGTGATCATCAGCATGTCCTCGGTCATTTCCCGGTCGACGCCATCCAGAGTCGTGAAGCGCTCACCCTCCTCCGCGCGACGCATGATGATGGTGGGAACAGATTCTTCTCCCTCCGATGCGCGCAAGGCCCGCTCGACCAGCAGGTCATAATCAAAGGCGTGGGTTGGCTGGCCCCATTCCAGCATGGCGTAGTTGGTGGCATCCACGATATTGTAGATGGGCCGTACCCCCGCCTTGCGCAGCCGGTCCTTCATCCATCCTGGCGACTCGCCCGTTTCCACATCCTTGATCAAGGTAGCAGTGTAACGAAAACAGAGGTCGGAATCGACAATATCGATGTGACAGAAGGCCTTGGCAGGCGGCGCCGGTCGGGATATATCTTCGGGACGCACAATCCCGGCAATGCTGGCCAGCTCGGGCTGCTCCCGTTTCATAGGAAGGTTGTAGAGGGCCGCCACCTCCCGGGCAACGCCGATGATGTTGAGATTGCGAGCCAGATTGGGTGTCAGGTCCATAGTCAGGACGGCATCACCCATGTAATCGGCCAACGGTGTGCCAACTGGCGCGTTGGGCGGCAGGATTATGATACCCTCATGCTGCTCGCTGATTCCCAACTCCCGCTCCGAACAGGCCATGCCCTCCGATCGAATGCCACGGATCTTGCCTGCTTTGAGCCTGAAGGTCTGATAGATTTCGGCATAGGGATCGATCAACCGGGCGCCGATGGTGGCAAAGGCCACCTTGAGGCCGCTATCGCCCGGTTGCAGATTGGGTGCGCCTGTGATGATTGTCATTGGCTTCTCGCCGCCATAACCGACGGTTGCCAGCAGCAATCGATCCGCATTGGGGTGCTGTTTGGTCTCCAGGATCTCGCCCACGAAGATACTCTCCCTATCCCAGGGTAATCCATCCTGCTCGCCCATCCGGTCGGGAGGCTTGTGATAACCGGGCGACGGGCTGAGACCGACCCAGCGTATATGTTCAACCTCCAATCCGGCCAGGGTGAGCCGTTCGGCCAACTCAACCGGGTCCAGATCGGAAACATCCACAAAATCGTTAAGCCACGACAGTGGCACGCGCATGGTAGTCATAACAACCTCGCAAAAACCATGTCAAAATTGTCTCTTGACATATTGACATGATGACATGATTAAAACTGTTTCAGGAACCGCAGATCGTTGCCAAAGAAGTAGCGGATATCGCTAATGCCATGTTTCAGCATGGCGATTCTTTCGGGACCCATACCAAAGGCAAAGCCCGACCATTGTTTTGGATCGTAGCCGCCGTTCTCCAGCACCACGGGGTGCACCATGCCCGCTCCCATGATCTCCAGCCAGCCGGTGTACTTACAGACACCACACCCCTTTCCTTCGCAAAGGATGCAATCGACATCAGCCTCGACGCTGGGCTCGGTGAACGGGAAGTGGGAGCAACGAAAACGCAGCTTACGGCCCTCTCCGTAGACCTGGTTGGCGAACTCGACGATGACCCCCTTGAGATCGGCCATGGTGATGTGGCGTCCGACGACCAGTCCTTCCACCTGGTGGAACATCATCTCGGCACGAGCTGTCACCTGCTCGTAGCGGTAACACAAGCCCGGCAAAATAACGCGTATCGGCTTATCGGGGCCGAGGGCCTGCATGGCATGGATCTGACCGGGGCTGGTATGGGTGCGCAGGATTATGCCCGGTTGCGTCGTATGAAAGGTGTCCCACATGTCGCGAGCGGGATGGCCCGGTGGCATGTTCAACAGCTCAAAGTTGCACTCATCGGTTTCCACATCCCTGCTGGTGAAAACCTGGAAACCCATGGCGGCGAAGATCTCGTAGATCTCGCGCAGGGTCTGGATGCTGGGATGGTACCGGCCGATCTGAGGACGCCGTCCGGGCAGGGTGACATCGATACCCTCGGTGGCCAACTCGGACACCAGCGATCGCTCCGCCACTGCCTGCTTTTGTTTTTCATAGGCAGCGCTCAACTCCACTTTGAGTTGATTGGCTGCCTGTCCGTAGGCCGGTCGATCCTCGCCGGGCAACTTGCCGATGTTACGCATCAGGCCGGTCACCGACCCTTTGCGTCCCAGGTACTCAACCCGCCACGCTTCCAGGGCGGCAGCATCATCGGCGGCCGCCAGGCTTTCAATTGCCTCCTCGCGCAGGACTGTCAGTTCTTCCAACATGGCGCATTACCTCCTCACAAGACCGATACAACAAAAATGCCCACACCTCGCAGGGACGAGACGTGGGCCAGCATTCCGCGGTACCACCCTGATTTCCGGTGCTTGTCTTTTATTACACCAGACACTTATCCCGACACCGGTTGTTTTTACCGGGATCGGCTACCCGGATAACGGCGGGCCGCCGGAGCGGGCTAATCTGGCCAGTCGCCATTTCACCCGTCGGCTCAGGAGTGAACTTCTGTGAGCTTCTACCCAGCCGGACTTTCAGCGATCCTTTGGATCATCCAGCCTCTCTGGCAGTTTCCCCTCACCTACTCTTCTCCGTCACAGCCTGTAATAGGCTTGTTCAATTGTGAAGGCGATTATGCATCACGCCAGGGCATTTGTCAAACGCCGTCACAAGGCCCTGCCAACGCGCCACGCTGTCTTCCCGCGCGCGGGAAGACAGCGTAAAAAGACCTGCTGAGTTGTTTATTGTGCCATCCAACCCCACCAGGCAACTACCTGCTGGATGTCGGCGATGTCCACATCGCCATCCATATCCAGGTCGTATCCCTGCACATAGCCAGCATCGCCAAGGACTGTATTCCAGGCATTGCCGACGGCGACGGCATCCAGCGAGTCCACCTCGCCGTCACAGTTGACGTCGGCGGTATTGTGAGCGCCCGCAAGTCCGCGGAAGGGTACGAGCTTGATGGCCAGCCCATCGCTGATGGCCGGCCAGTTGGACTTCGATACCAGCGTTGCCACGGTTCCCGTGTCGTTCTCGATGCCCATCATGCTGTCACCAGGGCTGCTCACCGTCTGGTATTGCAGCAGGATCTCGCCACTGGCATCGTCGAAGACGAGCTCGAAGGTTTCTGGATAGCCATTGAGCCAGTGTTCGACATCATCATATTGCACGATCCACTGGCCGCTGTCGAAGCGATGGTAGACCTTGCCCTGGGTGCCGTTCTCGGGATTGAGATCGGTAGCAAAGCCATAGACGGCATTGTTAGGCTTGCCCTCGAAGGGGATCACGCCGTTGACCCGGTTGTAACTCTGGCCGAATTGCACGAACCCGTTCGAGCCAATGTAGGCTATTGTGTAATCGGTACCGTAAAAGCTCACGTTGCCACCGGTCACAACACCTTGTGATACATCGTCAGCGAGGTTCAGGGTGACGGTACCAGGCTGGCCCTGCAGTTCGACCCAATCGAAGGTCACCTGGCAGCCGGGGGCGCTCTCGCTGCTCAAGGCGTAATAGTCGGCCGTTGGCGTCAATACGATGTCATCGGTCAGATCGGCGGTGATGCTAATCTCCGTCTCGAAGGGTTCAAAGCCAGGCATCGAGGCCTTCAGCGTGTAGTCTCCCTCGGCCACCGCCATGCTGTAGTCGCCCAGGGCGTCGGACATGACAGGGGACAGGGGGTGGTTTTTCAGCCAAAGCTCTGCACCCCAAACGGGATTCGTTCCATCGGTCACCATGCCCGACAGCAAGTGAACTGGCCTGGCGACCAGGGCAAAATCCTGTTGGGTCACATCATCCTGGCTGACTGTGGGGGAGGCGCCGCCAGCAAGGTAGCCATAGGCCTCAACCTCGACCGCATAGCTGCCCTGGCCGATCGTAAAGCTGTACTGACCATTCTCATCGGTGGTTTGTGGGACAGATTTGCCATTGCGCGTGATGGTAACCTGGGCGCCAGCGATAGGGGCAGCGCTCACCGAGTCGGTTAGTGTGCCAGCCAACGTGCCGCTCTCGAAGACCATGTCGGCTGCCGCTTTGGCATCGACACGGCCCCAGCCGAAGGTGTTATTGGGCACCTCGGTGGGCGCGATGCCTCCGCAGGTGCTACCGCCAGTCAGCGACAAAGCTGTGCCGCGCAGGATCGCCTCGGTCTCGGCAACCTTGCCGATCAGGTCCGGCTCCAGCGACCAGAGCAAGGCGACCGTGCCCGCGGTGTGTGGGGCGGCCATGCTGGTGCCATTCCAGCCACCTTGATAGGAGGTATCTGATGTTGCCACCGCGGAGTAGACGTTCACGCCGGGGGCCGCGACATCGGGGCCGGTGTCACCGCTGAACGGGTTGGGACCTCGGCTGGAAAAATAACCGATGCCGTCGCTGCTGTTGGTGGCGCCCGAGTTGAACGACGGTGGGTTATCGCCGGGCGCTCCCAAAGAGCCACAACCGGCAGAGCCACTGTTGCCGGCGGAGTAGGAGTTAAAGATGCCGGCCATGCGCAGGTTATCTATGACCTGTGCGAAGTACAGAAAGCCGCCCGGCCCGCCCCAGGAATTGTTGATGATATGGGGGCGCATGTCAGGATCGGGATCGCTGCCATCGAGCTTGGTAGGGGCCAGCATCCATTGCGTGGCGCCCAGAAGGCCGGCGTCATTCGGGCAACAGCCATAGGCGGCTATCCATTGCGAGCCGGGCGCGACACCGATCTGGTCGGTGAATGAGGCGTTTTCACCGACCTGGCTGCCCATGACATGGGTGCCGTGGCTGCCTTCGGCGGCTACGGGAAACGGCGACGGCGAGCCGGGCACGCTGGGCACGCTGCGAGCGTCCCACCAGTTGTAGTCATGCTCAAAGGGGCCGGCCGCGGTCCCACTCTGGTTGCCGCGATATTGGCGTACCAGGGCCTCGTGGCTGTAGCGCACACCCGTATCGATGTTGGCCGAGACGATGCCCTCCCCACGCACGCCATAGATGGTCCACACCTGGTCCGCCCCGATCTTGGTTACGCCCCAGGCCACAGCCTCCGGGCTCTCCGGAACCTCCTCGACGATCGGCTGCGGAGCCTCGATTTTGGGCACTGCCATGACCTCTGCGACGCCCGGATAGGCAGCGATGGACTCTGCAGCTTGGCGATCCCCTTGTACCACAATCACGTTGACGATCCAATAGGGCTGGTAATAGGAGATGGCGCCATCCACTTGTCTGGTCTGCAGGGCCTGCAGCAGACTGGCCTGGCTGCGCGCAGCCGTTGCTTGCAGGGTATGGAAGACATAGTGACCCTTGGCGCTCCAGTCGTCCATGTCTTCGGCGGCAGAGAGGTCGGCTTGCTGGTCGAAGATGACCCAGAATCGGGCCTGGCCATCCGCCGAAGCTGCAAATGCCGCCAACAGGTCGCTGTCCAGGGGTGCGGCAAAAGCAACACCGGGGCTAACCATTTCCGGCAAGGT includes the following:
- a CDS encoding DUF1015 domain-containing protein — its product is MSRIMPFRGWRYDLRSAGTEDLNELVAPPFDVIDVQGQETLYERHRCNIIGAILGRDEPGDADNKNRYTRAAATLHSWRASGVLRQEVSPSIYLLRERFGLADGGFTARTGMVFRLRLAPWGNGILPHERTFPATRADRLALTIATQCQFSPIYALYSDPSAAAQNALISVAERQPDLHYQDDDGVEHSLWAISRASALQTAIESLEDRTFFIADGHHRYETALNYQRYRRYGVLPDAPAPSPLTGWQRVPDYQDYQPPGPNELQPYDTTWIYAARFEDPGVVVLPTHRCLNGLADFDGETLLDRLGKQFDVTSYSDDSELLEALQSATPGDHTYALLLPGSGPGYLLQLRSEHDIRAQLVKQDHPTVAAIDAAALQSLILGPLLGIARVSGEQKRHITTMPSASDAISQTRAGDYQAAFLVNPTTLKQIEDVSRASQVTPPKTTYFFPKLPSGLLVNWMEAGSSP
- a CDS encoding aminotransferase class III-fold pyridoxal phosphate-dependent enzyme, which translates into the protein MSDNSSDALSSAFETEQRYVLHTWQQRQDDWDGPEIVGGEGSWFWDSTGKRYLDLCSQAQCNHLGHQHPDLVAAIQEQADKLCYIHINWGAEPRAELARRLVELSGMEGSKVYFTMSGAGATEHAMKAARWFTGRRKILSRYRSYHGATSNAMALSGDSRSWHTPGVPNIVHTLPPYCYRCPFGMNFPSCNLRCATNIAEVIEWEGKENVAALVVEPIVGTNGVFAGPGDYWRELRAICDHYGVLLIADEVMTGFGRTGTWFGWQHWPDAPPDIMLLGKGLTAAHLPLGAVLLNEECSNFFDDHPLPTGLTYSGHPLCCAAGRAAIDVYEKQDLVRRSRRLGAWMHGQLQKIVAHHPSAGDLRGRGLFAAMEMVSDRETRRPLAPWPRVPEALARLKKEARQRGVTLTVRGNLLIISPPLIIEKEDLALGLSIVDDLLSITDDEYDTDDFAWYFERKRLLNSR
- a CDS encoding aldehyde dehydrogenase family protein codes for the protein MKKQKFKITYGTLAAPNPELHQLFDQALDNLKGNLGKAYPLFINGQECWAEETFEDRSPVNTDVVLGVFQKGTVKDAQDALAAARAASPAWKATPWQERVALMRKAADLISDRLIEISAVMSLEVGKNRLEALGDVEETADLIRWYCDEMEKNQGYITPMLSESDKHHNTSILKPHGVWAVISPFNFPFALAGGPSGGALVAGNTVVFKPATDTPFTGWLLTECMRDAGLPDGVFNFVSGPGRIVGEELINNAEVDGITFTGSYDVGMHIYRTFASGRYPRPCIAEMGGKNAAIVSSKADLDKAALGVMRSAFGLTGQKCSACSRVFVEEEVKEAFIEKLVSLAKKVAVGDPSRQEIYMGPASNKSAFEDYKRFVEILHRDGNVLVGGEVLTGGDYGRGFFVAPTVVTDLPLDHELWKVEMFLPIVVVAGVDSPEQAMALANDSDYGLTGGFFSEDKEEIQWYLDNIEAGVVYVNRAAGATTGAWPGYQPFGGWKGSGSTGKAGGSLYYVPQYMREQSQTVID
- the pheT gene encoding phenylalanine--tRNA ligase subunit beta is translated as MTTMRVPLSWLNDFVDVSDLDPVELAERLTLAGLEVEHIRWVGLSPSPGYHKPPDRMGEQDGLPWDRESIFVGEILETKQHPNADRLLLATVGYGGEKPMTIITGAPNLQPGDSGLKVAFATIGARLIDPYAEIYQTFRLKAGKIRGIRSEGMACSERELGISEQHEGIIILPPNAPVGTPLADYMGDAVLTMDLTPNLARNLNIIGVAREVAALYNLPMKREQPELASIAGIVRPEDISRPAPPAKAFCHIDIVDSDLCFRYTATLIKDVETGESPGWMKDRLRKAGVRPIYNIVDATNYAMLEWGQPTHAFDYDLLVERALRASEGEESVPTIIMRRAEEGERFTTLDGVDREMTEDMLMITDPLGAIAIGGVMGGLETEVNENTRNVLLESASFEFINNRRTSQTLRLPSEATARFSKGVSSEMTVPAAQRCARLMVQLAGGEIVQGMEDCYPAPQQSVQVALTAAEVERILGMDVATDQIQDILTLLEFDVDRSGDAGEMMQVTVPWHRLDVSIDADLIEEVARIIGYDKIPTTLMDDTLPPQWRNWQLEGKERVRDVLVGMGLQDTISYALIGPEVNPKLLAAQPGAEYDRLDPDLPPAEMLLPVILDPEALVRLENPLAATADRLRSTLVGSMLVTMGDNLRHSERVALFEIGKVYWPLDGEALPAEPEHIAVGLSGPRDMGAWLNVNAEPLDFFDLKGVVEELLNRFGLLDDARFEAVIHPVFGPRAARLVIDGRHAGILGEVHPLVRRAFGLFDQRASVAELQLEPFIAVASEKTSMQPVSSYPVVKEDLAVVVDEEVTAEQVEGVIRQGGGSLLVDVQLFDLYQGKQIESGKKSLAFSLTFQAMDRTLKDKDVEKVRRRIIGRLEKVLGAVLRA
- the pheS gene encoding phenylalanine--tRNA ligase subunit alpha, with protein sequence MLEELTVLREEAIESLAAADDAAALEAWRVEYLGRKGSVTGLMRNIGKLPGEDRPAYGQAANQLKVELSAAYEKQKQAVAERSLVSELATEGIDVTLPGRRPQIGRYHPSIQTLREIYEIFAAMGFQVFTSRDVETDECNFELLNMPPGHPARDMWDTFHTTQPGIILRTHTSPGQIHAMQALGPDKPIRVILPGLCYRYEQVTARAEMMFHQVEGLVVGRHITMADLKGVIVEFANQVYGEGRKLRFRCSHFPFTEPSVEADVDCILCEGKGCGVCKYTGWLEIMGAGMVHPVVLENGGYDPKQWSGFAFGMGPERIAMLKHGISDIRYFFGNDLRFLKQF